TTGTTCAGCACAATGCCGTGAGATACCACTCCAGGCAGCTTGGGCAAGTTGTCAGGGTTAATTGCTTGTTTATTCTGCATTCGTACTCTCCTGTGCCGGGTCCTGGCGTTCCGATCCCAGGCCCGGATTAATGTTGATCACCTTGGCCTGGGTAAACTCCAGCAGCCCCTCCATCCCCAACTCAATACCAAAACCTGACTGTTTGCTGCCGCACTGAGGGATATGCGGCCCTAAATCAATATGCTGGTTGATCCAGACCGTACCCGCTTGCAACTGTTCGGCCACGCCTCTGGCACGCTCCAGATTGGAAGACCACACCGACGCGCCCAGGCCATACGGGCTGTTATTGGCCCGGGTTATAGCCTGAGCCAGATCGCTATAGCGGATAATTGGCAGAACCGGACCAAACTGCTCTTCATCCACCAATCGAGTGCCATCTTCAATATCGAGCACCAAGGCAGGTGGTAGAAAATAACCGCCCCCCTGCGGCACCGTCCCACCACTCAAGACCCGCCCATGCTGTTGGGCGTCCTCCAGAAGAGCTTTCACCTTCTGAAATTGCTGCTTGTTTTGTAAAGGCCCCTGTGTGGTCTTTGGGTCCAGTCCATCGCCCAGAATCAGGCGCTGACATTCACTCCATAGCGCCTCGCTCAGGTCCTCATAGAGCGAATCAGGCACATAAAGACGTTTCAAGGCGATGCAAGCCTGGCCATTGTTAAAAAAGGCGGCTCGCACAATACCTGGGGCAATCTGCCTGGGGTCCGCATCATCAAGCACTACGCCAGGGTCATTGCCCCCTAACTCCAAGGTCAAGCGCTTCAGGGATTTGGCCGCATTGGCCATCACCTTGTAGCCAGTCGTGGTGGAACCCGTAAAAGAAATCTTCGCAACCTGAGGATGACTACTCAGCACATCGCCCAAGTCGTTTTGGTCCGTAACAATATTCACCACCCCTGCAGGCAGCGTCTTGGCAATAAGCTCACCCAGCCTCAAGGTACTCAGCGGCGTGCTTGCCGCCGGCTTGATAACCACGGTGTTGCCTGCCAACAAAGCATGAGGCACTTTGAAGGCCAGCAGCATCAGGGGAAAATTCCAGGGCGTAATCACGGCGACCACGCCCAAAGCTTGGCGT
This genomic window from Alcaligenes faecalis contains:
- a CDS encoding aldehyde dehydrogenase family protein, with the translated sequence MNSQTSTFKMLIDGALVEGDQTMAVINPCTGRPFANSPRASLRQMEQAIEAASRSFPAWSRSTMLVRRALILKIADLIEEHCQELARLLTQEQGKPLRDAQAEVHGTVAFFRYVAQCRIETQILEESTTRHAYLQRQALGVVAVITPWNFPLMLLAFKVPHALLAGNTVVIKPAASTPLSTLRLGELIAKTLPAGVVNIVTDQNDLGDVLSSHPQVAKISFTGSTTTGYKVMANAAKSLKRLTLELGGNDPGVVLDDADPRQIAPGIVRAAFFNNGQACIALKRLYVPDSLYEDLSEALWSECQRLILGDGLDPKTTQGPLQNKQQFQKVKALLEDAQQHGRVLSGGTVPQGGGYFLPPALVLDIEDGTRLVDEEQFGPVLPIIRYSDLAQAITRANNSPYGLGASVWSSNLERARGVAEQLQAGTVWINQHIDLGPHIPQCGSKQSGFGIELGMEGLLEFTQAKVININPGLGSERQDPAQESTNAE